Proteins from a genomic interval of Microcoleus sp. AS-A8:
- a CDS encoding helix-turn-helix domain-containing protein has protein sequence MPLKRAFAIAQPEVSKLIRELRQLTGLTQEQLAAELGVAYGTINRWENGHMQPSPLALRRIRALIDELSHSSSQSDRDGSRELLTHYFSLEPGL, from the coding sequence ATGCCACTCAAACGAGCTTTTGCGATCGCACAACCGGAAGTCAGCAAGCTGATTCGTGAACTCCGGCAGTTAACAGGGTTGACCCAGGAACAGTTAGCAGCGGAACTCGGTGTGGCGTATGGAACCATCAACCGCTGGGAGAACGGGCATATGCAGCCCTCTCCACTAGCATTGAGGCGGATTCGAGCGCTCATTGACGAACTCAGCCATTCCTCCTCTCAAAGCGATCGGGATGGGAGCAGGGAGCTTCTGACTCACTACTTCTCGCTGGAACCAGGACTGTGA
- a CDS encoding GPW/gp25 family protein — translation MQQNSPEGQKAYLGTGWASPLRVNLQGSIQLSSAERNIEESIWLILRTDLGERVYRPEFGSRLSELTFAPMNTQTLLLIRLYVQEALEMWEPRIELDEVRADPDPLRGRVDVIIEYHPKDSHDNRSLVYPFFLLPGGEQE, via the coding sequence ATGCAACAGAACAGCCCAGAGGGACAAAAAGCTTACCTGGGTACGGGATGGGCGTCTCCGCTACGAGTCAACCTCCAAGGCAGTATCCAACTCAGTTCCGCAGAACGCAATATCGAAGAATCCATTTGGCTGATTCTACGCACGGATTTAGGAGAACGGGTGTATCGGCCTGAATTCGGGTCGCGTTTATCTGAATTGACCTTTGCGCCGATGAATACTCAAACGTTACTCCTGATCCGTCTATACGTACAGGAAGCATTGGAGATGTGGGAACCCCGTATCGAACTTGATGAGGTGAGAGCCGACCCCGATCCCTTGCGCGGTCGAGTCGATGTGATTATTGAATATCATCCGAAAGACAGTCACGATAATCGTAGCCTGGTCTATCCTTTCTTTCTATTACCGGGAGGGGAGCAGGAGTAG
- a CDS encoding putative baseplate assembly protein, with translation MEFDFLPKLPKSNLDDRTYKDLVEECILRIPRYCPEWTNYNPSDPGVTLIELFAWLTDQMLLRFNRVPLRNYVTFLELIGVRLQAPVPAQTDITFYLTSSLPEPYTIPGGTEVATVRTETEEAIVFSTDEPLTIGSPSLRHFLTAETVDEEPEVLRDRFTNLWTQRSDGQWEGRELALFNEQPEPGNSFYLVFDPEHQLAGNVLAVTFKGEAATPTGINPDAPPRRWEAWNGAYWQSVLIQETDDGTRGFSFSEIREQGGNPLQGADLVLHLPTHWPVTRFTTYQGLWLRCIYTPPNLGQPGYSSSPRIVALSVRAIGGTVAASQSSLVRNELMGESDGTPGQTFQLQGVPVLTRREDEYILIEPPGGLPQTWHEVTDFANSKGEDLHYTIDSRTGVVQFGPLIREPSQIQQQTFLRSRSYLPMGSNRSIAEEITAQDLNALERQFGAVPPRGSKIRMVAYRTGGGQKGNVQRTSLTVPKSAVPYVARVINHTPARNGADAESLEEAVMRVPAMLRTRDRAVTLEDFETLTLRAGKGSVARARCLSPTSVDEAGLIRLLVVPQANTEAIARAEGIPPEFFALTPRLQSQVLSYLDERRLLGVQVRCQQPDYVGVSVQTEVALEPEYNNYRAQEDILFKLRVALYRFFNPLTGGPDGTGWPFGRPVYPSDIVTLFQKTPGVRYLGVIQLFEIRQHDQTWVRTLPLDPVINPGPQGLVCSWADNRLRSGHVINLIQ, from the coding sequence GTGGAATTTGATTTTTTACCGAAATTACCGAAATCTAATTTAGACGATCGCACCTACAAGGACTTAGTCGAAGAGTGCATCTTACGCATTCCTCGCTATTGTCCAGAGTGGACGAATTACAATCCCAGTGACCCGGGTGTCACGCTGATTGAACTGTTTGCTTGGTTAACCGACCAAATGTTGCTGCGGTTCAATCGGGTTCCCCTACGGAACTATGTGACGTTTCTAGAGTTAATCGGGGTACGCCTGCAAGCACCCGTCCCCGCTCAAACCGATATTACCTTTTACCTAACCAGTTCGCTACCAGAACCTTACACGATTCCGGGAGGAACGGAAGTGGCAACGGTGCGAACGGAAACGGAGGAGGCGATTGTTTTTAGCACGGATGAGCCGTTAACGATTGGCAGTCCCAGCTTACGCCACTTTCTCACGGCAGAGACGGTGGACGAGGAACCGGAAGTTTTGCGCGATCGCTTCACCAATTTATGGACGCAGCGATCGGATGGACAATGGGAAGGTCGGGAACTGGCGCTGTTCAACGAACAACCTGAACCCGGAAATAGCTTTTATCTCGTATTCGACCCCGAACACCAACTGGCGGGTAACGTTCTGGCTGTCACCTTTAAAGGAGAAGCTGCCACACCCACCGGCATTAATCCCGACGCACCTCCCCGCCGTTGGGAAGCTTGGAATGGTGCTTACTGGCAATCTGTTCTAATCCAAGAAACAGACGACGGCACGCGCGGCTTTAGTTTTAGTGAAATCCGAGAACAAGGGGGGAATCCCCTGCAAGGTGCCGACCTTGTCCTGCATTTGCCGACCCATTGGCCTGTAACTCGCTTTACCACTTACCAGGGTCTCTGGCTACGCTGCATCTACACTCCACCGAATTTAGGTCAGCCTGGATACAGTAGTTCTCCCCGAATCGTCGCTTTATCCGTGCGGGCGATCGGAGGCACGGTGGCAGCCAGTCAAAGTAGTCTGGTTCGCAATGAGCTTATGGGAGAAAGTGATGGAACACCGGGTCAGACGTTCCAGTTGCAAGGCGTTCCCGTTTTAACGCGCCGCGAGGATGAATACATCCTGATTGAACCACCGGGGGGATTACCCCAAACCTGGCATGAAGTGACGGATTTTGCCAATTCTAAAGGAGAGGATTTGCACTATACCATAGATTCACGCACAGGAGTCGTTCAGTTTGGCCCTTTAATTCGCGAACCCAGCCAAATCCAGCAGCAAACCTTCCTCCGTTCTCGCTCGTATCTACCGATGGGGAGCAATCGCTCGATTGCAGAAGAGATTACAGCTCAAGACCTCAATGCCTTAGAGCGTCAATTCGGTGCGGTTCCGCCCAGAGGCTCTAAAATCCGCATGGTTGCCTACCGCACGGGGGGCGGTCAAAAAGGTAATGTGCAGCGAACAAGCCTGACTGTGCCGAAGTCTGCCGTGCCTTACGTCGCCAGGGTGATCAACCATACCCCCGCCCGCAATGGAGCCGATGCCGAATCCTTAGAAGAAGCCGTGATGCGAGTGCCTGCCATGTTGCGAACCCGCGATCGCGCCGTCACCCTAGAGGATTTCGAGACCTTAACCCTACGAGCCGGTAAAGGTTCAGTGGCTCGTGCCCGTTGTCTTTCCCCCACCTCGGTTGATGAGGCGGGACTGATTCGTCTGCTAGTTGTCCCGCAAGCGAATACGGAAGCGATCGCCAGAGCCGAAGGCATCCCGCCCGAATTCTTTGCCCTAACGCCTCGACTACAATCCCAGGTGCTATCTTACCTGGACGAGCGGCGACTCTTGGGCGTACAAGTGCGCTGTCAGCAACCGGATTATGTCGGAGTCTCGGTACAAACCGAAGTAGCCCTAGAACCGGAGTACAATAACTACCGCGCCCAAGAAGACATTTTATTTAAGCTCCGGGTTGCCCTGTACCGCTTTTTCAATCCCCTAACAGGCGGCCCCGATGGAACGGGTTGGCCTTTCGGGCGTCCGGTTTATCCTTCGGATATTGTCACCCTGTTCCAGAAAACGCCTGGGGTACGTTATCTCGGTGTGATTCAACTGTTTGAGATTCGCCAACACGATCAGACTTGGGTGCGGACTTTGCCTTTAGATCCTGTAATTAATCCCGGCCCTCAAGGGTTAGTCTGCTCTTGGGCAGATAATCGCTTACGATCCGGTCATGTTATCAACCTCATCCAATGA
- a CDS encoding phage tail protein gives MTQARSGQSLYLRLTPMQFSEATPTPSGELAGTMATDTLTTGCNVFLRPGEPSEMLVQLENVGRRTLQLDLQVEGDFPSQWCQIGMEGRELLPGQRMEAVLYFQASPDFFEDNQLQDESLILDYRSRLVAYYTPEDLAGEDASLTNRRVCESAGFNLYVRPRSLYLNFLPALYREVDFIGRFLKIFEQAFEPAVQSLDVLWAYLDPLTAPQAMLPFLAHWVAWPMDPRWSIQKQRRLIRQAMEIYRWRGTRRGLRLYLHLYTDLPLDEDIPQEPDKHIGIEEVFGDGFVLSTTRMGEDSIIGGGRPFHFIVTLRPDSGFQVDESLVRYIIDQEKPAFCTYELYIERGG, from the coding sequence ATGACTCAAGCACGTTCTGGTCAAAGTTTGTATCTACGGCTGACTCCCATGCAGTTCTCCGAGGCGACACCCACGCCAAGCGGAGAACTTGCGGGTACGATGGCGACGGATACATTGACGACGGGCTGTAATGTGTTCTTGCGCCCTGGAGAACCGAGTGAAATGCTGGTGCAGCTAGAAAACGTGGGCAGGCGCACGCTGCAATTAGATTTACAAGTGGAGGGGGACTTTCCATCCCAGTGGTGTCAAATTGGCATGGAGGGACGCGAACTCCTCCCTGGGCAAAGGATGGAGGCTGTGCTGTACTTTCAGGCATCTCCTGATTTCTTTGAGGATAACCAACTCCAGGATGAGTCTCTGATACTGGATTATCGCAGTCGCTTAGTTGCCTACTACACACCTGAAGATTTAGCAGGGGAGGATGCCTCTCTCACCAATAGAAGAGTTTGTGAGTCGGCTGGCTTCAACTTGTATGTGCGTCCCCGCAGTCTGTACCTGAATTTTCTGCCAGCGCTTTACCGGGAAGTTGACTTTATCGGTCGCTTCTTGAAAATTTTTGAGCAGGCATTTGAACCTGCCGTCCAGAGTCTGGATGTTCTGTGGGCTTACCTTGACCCTCTGACGGCACCCCAAGCCATGCTACCCTTTTTGGCGCATTGGGTGGCATGGCCGATGGACCCGCGCTGGAGTATCCAGAAGCAGCGTCGTCTGATTCGTCAGGCGATGGAAATCTACCGTTGGAGAGGAACGCGGCGGGGTTTGCGTCTCTATTTGCATCTCTATACGGATTTGCCGTTGGATGAGGATATTCCTCAAGAACCGGATAAGCACATCGGAATTGAGGAAGTTTTTGGAGATGGCTTTGTTTTGAGTACGACTCGCATGGGGGAGGATTCGATTATTGGCGGGGGACGACCGTTTCACTTTATTGTTACCCTGCGCCCTGATTCGGGTTTTCAGGTGGATGAATCGTTGGTTCGGTACATTATTGACCAGGAGAAACCGGCTTTTTGTACGTATGAACTTTATATCGAAAGGGGTGGTTAG
- a CDS encoding DUF4159 domain-containing protein, whose amino-acid sequence MTQLFPTPPIKPLERVQVRDGLLMNADRWRRAHEYHHERQNIHYQSLNQPGIVCGLGVRLIPPPTEVIAQYRDGRWLQIQPGIAIDLVGNPIVVPEPIEFRISSENLTPDSISVYLVVSYVNPEKLRRKEQREIIQETFRIDEKTNPPGDLEVELCRILLEPGAVAGVESPPLQNPTDVFFPASNSLDLRYRTQARSRSQGVVSIAQVNPTSITDEKSLSNLSYLLQSVAALYPGLEGDSAIGQVTLQPEDKGERAKLLNYDLLFLNYRQLQLLKERQWEILRQYLEVGGTLLVEAPTEGSHIKELTAVKQELQKAIANLELNSNTAEDAELSTLRQELKTELASVKTELDEKIDHISVLLKDFAQRLEMSLESLERLNRNHPLRTQPFLFSALPTIEEQPTQILIGGGIIFAIGNLSSAWGLDEELSLPRETIRTAQEMGINILHFAWRRRQMMQALQMENASVRRESSTPPKKQRGLKNIYDKLE is encoded by the coding sequence ATGACTCAGCTATTTCCTACTCCCCCGATTAAGCCTTTAGAGCGTGTTCAGGTTCGTGATGGTCTGTTGATGAATGCCGATCGCTGGCGTCGGGCGCATGAGTACCACCATGAACGTCAAAATATTCATTACCAATCCCTCAATCAACCCGGAATTGTCTGCGGTTTGGGGGTGCGGTTAATTCCCCCACCTACGGAGGTGATTGCCCAATATCGCGATGGGCGTTGGTTGCAAATTCAACCGGGAATTGCTATTGATTTGGTGGGGAATCCCATTGTGGTTCCTGAACCGATTGAGTTTCGGATTTCCTCAGAAAATCTGACACCAGACTCTATAAGTGTCTACTTGGTAGTCAGTTACGTTAATCCTGAGAAATTACGCCGGAAAGAACAGCGTGAAATCATTCAGGAAACGTTTCGGATTGATGAAAAAACGAATCCACCGGGTGACTTAGAGGTGGAATTGTGCCGAATTCTACTAGAACCCGGTGCTGTGGCTGGTGTGGAATCACCGCCCTTACAAAATCCAACCGATGTCTTTTTTCCTGCGTCTAACTCCCTAGATTTACGTTACCGCACTCAAGCGCGATCGCGTTCCCAAGGGGTTGTGAGTATTGCCCAAGTTAATCCCACATCTATTACTGATGAAAAAAGTTTATCGAATCTTTCTTATTTGCTTCAGTCCGTAGCTGCACTTTACCCAGGTTTAGAAGGAGATTCAGCGATTGGGCAAGTCACGTTGCAACCAGAGGACAAGGGAGAAAGAGCCAAACTCTTAAATTATGACTTACTGTTCTTAAATTATCGACAACTCCAACTACTGAAAGAGCGTCAATGGGAGATATTAAGACAGTATTTAGAAGTCGGTGGAACTCTCTTGGTGGAAGCGCCGACGGAGGGCAGTCATATTAAAGAACTCACGGCTGTTAAGCAAGAGTTACAAAAAGCGATCGCTAATTTAGAACTCAACTCAAACACCGCAGAAGATGCTGAACTGTCAACTCTTCGCCAGGAGTTAAAGACTGAACTAGCCAGTGTAAAAACCGAATTAGATGAAAAAATTGACCATATCTCTGTATTATTGAAAGACTTCGCCCAAAGGCTAGAGATGTCTTTAGAATCTCTGGAACGCTTAAACCGAAACCATCCCTTACGCACACAACCCTTTCTATTTTCAGCGCTTCCTACCATTGAGGAACAACCGACGCAAATCTTAATTGGGGGTGGAATCATCTTTGCGATCGGTAATTTATCATCGGCTTGGGGATTAGATGAAGAACTTTCTCTGCCACGAGAAACCATCCGAACCGCTCAAGAAATGGGAATTAATATCCTGCATTTTGCTTGGCGTCGCAGGCAAATGATGCAGGCGCTACAGATGGAAAATGCAAGTGTTCGCAGAGAATCCTCTACTCCACCCAAGAAGCAGAGAGGATTGAAGAATATCTATGACAAATTGGAGTAA
- a CDS encoding DUF3365 domain-containing protein codes for MLTNLKLAPKFTLLLSLVFISAIAISGAILSQTTLQRAEADVAYKGKILMGLMNSVRTYTNNEINPLVAPRVETNPKFIPQSIPSYSVRQVFEILRQDAAYKDYFYKDAVLNPTNLRDYVDEFEVDLVKQFREDPNLKEVSGFRNRSGEEVFYYAQPITIKKQSCLRCHSTPEAAPKSQLATYGAEHGFGWELNKVLGSQTIYVPSEEIFAAARHNLSLVMGIFIGIFALVILLINFLLKQAVIQPIRPMARLAQKISSEQFLMEENEEVDLASLEKVSKKSDELGQLARLFQQMAHSIYVREQSFAQQLQQLRNKSDQTQARTQAKTSEMAYLKSLQEKSKTIRSKTKGSS; via the coding sequence ATGTTGACTAATCTTAAACTCGCTCCAAAATTTACACTACTTCTCTCCCTGGTATTTATTAGCGCTATTGCCATTAGTGGAGCAATTTTATCGCAAACCACCCTGCAAAGAGCTGAAGCAGATGTGGCATATAAAGGAAAGATTCTCATGGGATTAATGAATTCCGTGAGAACTTATACCAATAATGAAATTAACCCCCTCGTAGCACCTAGGGTAGAAACAAATCCAAAATTTATTCCTCAATCCATTCCGAGTTACTCGGTGAGGCAAGTCTTTGAAATTCTCCGCCAAGATGCAGCGTATAAAGACTATTTTTACAAAGATGCTGTACTGAATCCTACCAATTTGCGGGATTATGTAGATGAATTTGAGGTAGACCTTGTCAAGCAATTTCGGGAAGATCCAAATCTAAAAGAAGTATCGGGATTTAGAAATCGATCGGGAGAAGAAGTATTTTATTATGCTCAACCGATTACTATTAAAAAACAGAGTTGCCTACGCTGTCATAGTACACCCGAAGCTGCACCTAAAAGCCAACTCGCGACGTATGGCGCGGAACATGGGTTTGGTTGGGAGCTGAATAAAGTTTTAGGTAGCCAAACGATTTATGTTCCTTCTGAAGAAATTTTTGCAGCCGCCCGCCATAATTTATCGTTAGTTATGGGCATTTTTATCGGAATTTTTGCCCTGGTAATTTTGCTGATTAATTTCTTGTTGAAGCAGGCTGTGATTCAGCCGATTCGACCGATGGCAAGATTAGCCCAAAAAATTAGCAGCGAGCAATTCCTGATGGAAGAAAATGAAGAAGTCGATCTAGCGAGTCTGGAAAAAGTGTCTAAAAAGTCTGACGAATTAGGTCAATTAGCACGGCTGTTCCAGCAGATGGCTCATTCTATCTATGTGCGCGAACAAAGCTTTGCTCAACAATTACAACAACTTCGGAATAAAAGCGACCAAACTCAGGCTCGGACACAAGCGAAAACCAGTGAAATGGCTTACCTTAAATCTTTACAGGAAAAATCCAAAACGATTAGAAGCAAAACCAAAGGCTCTAGTTGA
- a CDS encoding WD40 repeat domain-containing protein: MADNPISIKVSAQVLKFRPGGPPATFEVTVDNDSDRFASFQLEVVAAGADSTPSFRWYTLSPEVSSKKPPGDSTKFLVTITDSPVPGFAGMMNLTVRVFSLELRDEERQVLRLYVQEGTGAKPLKIDLPVRKFQAAPGAQVEIPVRLLNPNQQTMDVMLSFLGVESSWLLKGAEQRLQLDPGEQTEVIFYCQPPDAIALSPCQIYPFTIEATHHKGTVVRDQGTLEVLPTGYVDFSCTPQQQTIPAKGRKRFRRHTEPVTYELQFENASNLCSAASIQIQGKDWQKCNLEVIPPETELRPGETSTALLLVSKPRPRWGIREKLLLEVTAILSDRRLDLRNDTQFLELRVLPIIPFALQVLGGLLLLLLLFLLFRPFQGHTAAVSSVRFNGLADRVISGSADQTIRRWTVQGNQLKPMGVFGRTGKAVRVVRFKPVNNDIVAAGLENGEIQLWDVLANRKEPLEFFFNDRDDRVLDLEFTKDSRYLFSSHGSGLILAWDLEGEASNALSNSKKPLAKLKSDFAVYDLAVVGTGGTNLAIGGRYNRLVVWNITSNKIRRVPYRQGDQNSYIQSLAVAGDKPNLMATADNQGNITLWDMRQCLAKDTKCEILDEWSTGHGGKPVRSVNLSKDGCYLASAGDDGREMLWPLTMDGARDLKFLNGRKLDQFPTKINDVNLILRGEDILVVSGSDDHGVRLRRVEKSNTGCK; the protein is encoded by the coding sequence ATGGCAGACAATCCCATCAGTATTAAAGTCTCTGCACAGGTACTTAAATTCAGACCCGGTGGCCCTCCGGCGACCTTTGAAGTGACAGTTGATAATGATAGCGATCGCTTTGCTTCATTTCAATTAGAAGTCGTGGCGGCTGGCGCTGATTCTACTCCGAGTTTTCGCTGGTACACCCTCTCCCCGGAAGTCAGTTCCAAAAAACCCCCAGGAGATAGTACCAAATTCCTGGTGACCATTACGGATTCACCCGTACCCGGCTTTGCCGGCATGATGAACCTCACGGTGCGGGTTTTCTCCCTAGAACTCCGGGATGAGGAACGGCAAGTTTTGCGTCTGTATGTACAAGAGGGTACGGGAGCGAAACCGTTAAAAATTGACCTGCCGGTGCGAAAATTTCAGGCGGCACCAGGAGCACAGGTGGAAATCCCCGTGCGGTTGCTGAACCCGAATCAACAGACGATGGATGTCATGCTCAGTTTTTTAGGAGTGGAGTCATCTTGGTTACTCAAGGGTGCTGAACAACGGTTGCAATTAGACCCAGGCGAACAAACTGAGGTAATCTTTTACTGCCAACCTCCAGATGCGATCGCCCTATCTCCCTGTCAAATCTACCCCTTTACCATTGAGGCAACGCACCACAAAGGAACTGTGGTGCGCGACCAAGGCACCCTTGAGGTTCTGCCGACAGGTTATGTAGATTTCAGTTGCACGCCTCAGCAGCAAACTATCCCAGCCAAAGGCAGGAAGCGCTTCAGGCGTCACACGGAACCTGTAACTTATGAACTGCAATTTGAGAATGCCAGTAACTTATGCTCCGCTGCCAGCATTCAAATTCAGGGTAAGGATTGGCAGAAATGCAATTTAGAGGTGATTCCGCCAGAGACGGAACTTCGTCCCGGTGAGACGAGCACAGCTCTTTTGTTAGTCAGTAAACCACGTCCCCGGTGGGGTATCCGAGAAAAACTGCTGTTGGAAGTCACCGCTATTTTGTCAGATCGGCGGTTAGATTTACGCAATGATACCCAATTTCTGGAATTACGGGTTTTGCCGATTATCCCTTTTGCGCTGCAAGTCCTGGGAGGACTGCTGCTACTGCTGCTGTTATTTCTGTTGTTTCGACCTTTTCAGGGACACACGGCGGCTGTATCCTCTGTGCGCTTCAATGGATTAGCCGATCGCGTGATTAGTGGTTCTGCCGATCAAACCATCCGCCGTTGGACTGTTCAAGGTAATCAGCTAAAACCCATGGGAGTGTTTGGACGGACGGGTAAAGCGGTGCGTGTCGTTCGCTTTAAACCGGTGAACAACGACATTGTCGCCGCTGGGTTGGAGAATGGGGAGATTCAACTGTGGGATGTGTTGGCGAATCGCAAAGAACCGTTAGAGTTCTTCTTTAATGACAGAGATGACCGAGTTTTAGATTTGGAGTTTACGAAAGACTCGCGCTACCTATTTAGCAGTCATGGTAGTGGTTTAATCCTCGCGTGGGATTTGGAAGGTGAAGCATCAAACGCTCTGAGTAATAGCAAAAAGCCTCTGGCTAAGCTCAAATCTGACTTTGCTGTGTATGATTTGGCAGTAGTGGGTACAGGCGGAACAAATTTAGCGATTGGCGGACGGTATAACCGATTAGTCGTGTGGAATATTACGTCCAACAAAATCCGCCGCGTCCCCTATCGGCAAGGCGACCAAAATAGTTATATCCAGAGTCTTGCCGTCGCTGGTGATAAGCCGAATCTGATGGCAACGGCTGATAATCAGGGAAATATTACTTTATGGGATATGCGCCAATGTTTAGCGAAGGATACTAAATGTGAAATTCTAGATGAATGGTCAACGGGTCATGGTGGTAAACCCGTGCGTTCTGTGAACCTGAGCAAAGATGGGTGTTATTTAGCCAGTGCTGGAGATGATGGACGGGAGATGCTTTGGCCTTTGACGATGGATGGTGCACGCGATCTCAAGTTCTTGAATGGCAGAAAACTGGATCAGTTTCCCACCAAAATTAATGATGTGAATCTGATTTTACGGGGGGAAGATATTCTCGTGGTGAGTGGTAGTGATGACCATGGGGTGAGGTTGCGTCGTGTGGAAAAGAGTAATACAGGTTGCAAGTAG